A section of the Clostridium felsineum DSM 794 genome encodes:
- a CDS encoding response regulator transcription factor, translated as MLKNNKIKLFIADDQPIIIQGLRYILNTQNDMEVVGEATNGEEVIKKVLKTSPDVVLMDIQMPNRSGIESTHIILNTLPNIKIVLLTTFDVQEYVFDGIRAGAVGYLLKDTDTKELLDSIRWVYQGQAIYRTTTASKALAQALINNTTSKTENGKQLNLPEPLTDREIDVLQQMAYGRRNSEISNILNISEGTVKTHVHRIIQKLGAYDRTQAVVFAIRQHIVK; from the coding sequence ATGTTAAAAAATAATAAAATCAAATTATTCATTGCTGATGATCAACCAATAATAATTCAGGGATTGCGCTATATTCTAAATACTCAAAATGATATGGAAGTAGTTGGAGAAGCCACTAATGGTGAGGAAGTTATAAAAAAAGTACTGAAAACTAGCCCTGATGTTGTACTTATGGATATACAAATGCCAAACCGCAGCGGAATAGAATCTACTCATATTATACTTAATACACTCCCAAACATAAAAATAGTGCTTCTTACAACTTTCGATGTTCAAGAATATGTTTTTGACGGTATTCGAGCAGGTGCTGTAGGTTACTTACTAAAAGACACTGATACTAAAGAGCTTCTTGATAGTATTCGTTGGGTTTATCAAGGTCAGGCAATATATCGTACAACAACAGCCAGTAAGGCATTAGCTCAAGCGTTAATAAATAATACTACATCAAAAACAGAAAATGGTAAACAATTAAACCTTCCTGAACCTTTAACTGACCGTGAAATTGATGTTCTTCAACAAATGGCTTACGGACGTCGAAATTCAGAAATATCTAATATTCTTAATATATCTGAGGGAACTGTAAAAACTCACGTTCACCGTATAATTCAAAAACTTGGTGCATACGATCGTACACAAGCAGTTGTATTTGCCATAAGACAACATATAGTTAAATAA
- a CDS encoding sensor histidine kinase, translating into MKLINKISTSKLVRLAASIALIFFYHKLFKNLNLVTSLILFFILFLEIFLLLTKETWWSNIKYIIFYFLIISLAVISKFSYNTDTSTILYPAIWILGSLERKYDKLSMLLASLITIIIFLMSPISYLSFQSLFALIGIFFGIRSIKIRKEAYKKLEEAHSELLQSSVTSMKYAALEERTRLSREIHDGIGHQLTSLIVQLQALELMLPNDPKEASKLVSQLLQISRNAMAEVRIAVKEWSDDEMGLGLIALKGLISQTQARSSIQFSFCEDSEISEWSMETSTVLYRILQESLTNILRHSNANSAQIHMSEINDNIILSISDDGKYIGDTPLKPGFGISGIVNRCESLGGTCSITPNSPHGLKVQVIIPCNSTNYKE; encoded by the coding sequence TTGAAGCTTATTAATAAAATATCTACTTCTAAATTAGTTCGTTTAGCAGCAAGTATTGCCTTAATATTTTTTTATCATAAACTTTTTAAAAATCTCAATCTGGTAACTTCTCTTATTTTATTCTTTATATTATTTCTAGAGATATTTTTACTTTTAACTAAAGAAACCTGGTGGAGTAACATAAAATATATAATATTCTATTTTTTAATTATTTCTTTAGCTGTAATTTCAAAATTTAGTTATAATACAGATACTTCCACAATCTTATATCCTGCCATATGGATACTAGGGTCCTTAGAACGTAAATATGACAAATTATCTATGTTACTTGCATCCTTAATTACAATTATTATATTTTTAATGTCCCCCATTTCATACTTATCTTTCCAATCATTGTTTGCCTTGATAGGTATTTTCTTTGGTATACGAAGTATTAAAATTAGAAAAGAAGCTTATAAAAAACTAGAGGAAGCACATTCAGAGCTTTTACAATCATCTGTAACCTCGATGAAATATGCAGCTCTTGAAGAAAGAACCAGGCTATCTAGAGAAATTCATGATGGCATAGGTCATCAACTTACTTCGCTTATTGTACAACTTCAAGCTCTTGAGCTTATGTTACCAAATGATCCAAAGGAAGCCTCTAAATTAGTTTCTCAATTACTACAAATATCCCGTAATGCAATGGCTGAAGTACGTATTGCAGTAAAAGAATGGTCTGATGATGAAATGGGCTTAGGTCTTATAGCCTTAAAAGGATTAATCTCCCAAACGCAAGCTCGTTCATCTATTCAGTTTAGTTTTTGTGAAGACTCAGAAATATCTGAATGGTCAATGGAAACTAGCACTGTTCTCTATAGAATTCTTCAAGAATCCTTAACTAATATATTACGTCACTCAAATGCCAACTCTGCTCAAATACATATGAGTGAAATAAATGATAATATTATATTATCAATATCTGACGATGGTAAGTATATAGGTGATACACCTTTAAAACCCGGCTTTGGTATAAGTGGAATTGTTAATAGATGTGAATCACTAGGAGGTACTTGTTCTATTACCCCAAATAGTCCACATGGTCTAAAGGTTCAAGTAATTATTCCATGCAATTCAACTAACTACAAAGAATAA
- a CDS encoding LysR family transcriptional regulator — MPSIQELENFIIYAKVQNFTLAANQANITQSAFSFQMKKLEETLGVKLILRSNRGSQLTKEGEVFYKRINSILPELVGTIYNFQQISGEKPVELKVGVLTSLGDILMNQYIDYFKNNKNILITVYSMEKDDLIRSLNNGKIDVVSTFLASDEILDNFQKTLFRVDKMVYFAPNIKEIKSKVKLETMLKKPLVKYPPDNFINKLIGPYFDSAEISPIIAAQISSPYAIIQYCKENTAGAIITERLLNTLGFSCEDGYYNIEPPYSIKAFLLYKKENPKYRAIKLFIDYVIKLYNSK; from the coding sequence TTGCCTAGTATTCAAGAGCTAGAGAATTTTATAATTTATGCCAAAGTTCAAAATTTTACGCTTGCAGCTAATCAAGCTAATATAACTCAGTCAGCTTTTAGTTTTCAAATGAAAAAACTTGAAGAAACCTTGGGAGTAAAGCTTATTTTACGTTCCAATCGAGGCAGCCAGCTAACAAAAGAAGGGGAGGTTTTTTATAAAAGAATAAATAGTATACTTCCTGAATTAGTTGGGACAATTTATAATTTTCAACAAATAAGTGGTGAAAAGCCTGTAGAATTAAAAGTGGGAGTGCTCACTTCACTTGGAGATATACTTATGAATCAGTATATTGATTATTTTAAAAATAATAAAAATATATTAATTACTGTTTATAGTATGGAAAAAGATGACCTTATAAGGTCTTTAAATAACGGAAAAATTGATGTTGTATCTACTTTTCTTGCGAGTGACGAGATTTTGGACAATTTTCAAAAAACGTTATTTAGAGTAGATAAAATGGTGTATTTTGCACCTAACATTAAAGAAATAAAAAGTAAAGTGAAATTGGAAACTATGCTTAAAAAGCCTTTAGTTAAATATCCACCAGATAATTTTATAAATAAATTGATAGGTCCGTACTTTGATAGTGCAGAAATATCACCCATAATAGCAGCTCAAATTTCATCACCATATGCAATTATTCAATATTGTAAAGAAAATACTGCAGGAGCCATTATTACAGAACGTCTTCTTAATACTCTTGGGTTTAGCTGTGAAGATGGATATTATAATATTGAACCACCATATAGTATAAAAGCCTTTCTACTTTATAAAAAAGAAAATCCTAAGTATCGTGCAATAAAATTATTTATTGATTACGTTATAAAATTATACAATTCAAAATAA
- a CDS encoding MerR family transcriptional regulator → MTIKDVSKKFDLSQDTLRYYERIGLIPTVNRSKSGIRDYTEEDCRWVEFIKCMRISGLPIEVLIEYVTLFKQGDTTVEARKELLIEQRRHLKEKMEDMKKTLARLDHKIEGYEQIVTPKESKLKKNKK, encoded by the coding sequence GTGACGATTAAAGATGTAAGTAAAAAATTTGATCTTTCACAAGATACACTTAGATATTATGAACGTATTGGACTAATTCCAACTGTAAATCGTAGCAAAAGTGGAATTAGAGATTATACTGAAGAAGATTGTAGATGGGTAGAGTTTATTAAATGTATGAGGATTTCAGGACTCCCAATTGAAGTGTTGATTGAATATGTTACATTATTTAAACAAGGAGATACAACGGTGGAGGCAAGAAAAGAACTTTTGATTGAACAACGCAGACATCTTAAGGAAAAGATGGAAGATATGAAAAAGACCTTAGCACGCTTAGACCATAAGATTGAAGGATATGAACAGATAGTTACTCCAAAAGAAAGTAAATTAAAGAAAAACAAAAAATAA